DNA from Quercus lobata isolate SW786 chromosome 1, ValleyOak3.0 Primary Assembly, whole genome shotgun sequence:
ACTGATGGCACCACTACAGGACTCTTACTCATACTCTTAATCATCCTCATCTCATTCACTCTGTCCACTACTTTCTTCCTCACCTCTTGCAAAGCCAACTTATACTGATGCATCTCCTCTAACCCCATGTTCTCATCCAATGCTTCATCCCACCACAACCCTCCTCCTCTTTCCTTCACCTTCTGCTCGATCTCCGCCAAGTGCCGCTTCTCCTTCTCCAACACCTTCTCAGCCTCAGCATATTGCCTGTTGAACTCGTTCACATCCACTGGTAACGAATCTCCAAACCCGCTATTATCATCATAGTtattgctgttgttgttgttattttctGAGAGATAGCGGTTGACGACGGTGTCAACATCTGGGTGGCCAAAACAGTACGTCTTCCCTTTCCCTTTCtcgttttctttctctttgtctttctctttctcagttATAACCATTACAGCAACTTCAGCACCACACAACACACAAAGCTCGCTGGCTTTCTTGAACAACCCTGCACGTCGCTTTGAGAATGTGACCTGTCTTTTTGTGCCTTCTAGTTGCTTCACCTCGATCTTTTGCCTGCCTTGGgttttctttgtcttcttcgGTATAACCATGTCCACGGTTGCCATGCTGACTCTCTTAACGcgtagaaaaaagaagaagaggaaaagggTTAGAGAATAGAGACCGGGTTTAGAGAGAGCTCCTAGGGTGAATCATGAATGTACGTGTATTTATATAGAGGGTATTTATATATGGACATCCCTTAATTAAGGGTTAATAAACTTGGACTTTTCTTTAGAGAGATTCTTAAGTGATTCTTCTTTATATTTGTCATTAAGTTTTGCCTAGCACCATAATACACTTGTTGATTTGTTGCCAGGATGAAAAACGATCTTGCAAATTTTTTGATGCTGTAATCTACTAATCTTTGAGTTGTCACACAtatctctcaaaaaattaaaaattaaaaagagttgTCATACACAACCTAAAGTATCGgggttcaaattatatttttgaccaaaggaaaataataattataaaatccTTCTcacgttaaaaaaataaaaaagtaaataaaaaaaccttctaGTTCTTAAAAATCTA
Protein-coding regions in this window:
- the LOC115954206 gene encoding agamous-like MADS-box protein AGL61; amino-acid sequence: MATVDMVIPKKTKKTQGRQKIEVKQLEGTKRQVTFSKRRAGLFKKASELCVLCGAEVAVMVITEKEKDKEKENEKGKGKTYCFGHPDVDTVVNRYLSENNNNNSNNYDDNSGFGDSLPVDVNEFNRQYAEAEKVLEKEKRHLAEIEQKVKERGGGLWWDEALDENMGLEEMHQYKLALQEVRKKVVDRVNEMRMIKSMSKSPVVVPSVDLRLGHVDLGDGFVHPSNFQGGNNGGGGFFYSHGLGFGPFGQGQ